The sequence GGTTATGCACCCGTGTGTTGCTACGAGGCCTAAATAAGTCAGTAAAACGTACCCTCAGCCCATGTGGGGATGGGTTTCCTTGGTGCGGATTCGTCATCGGTAGAGTCATCACTGTTCTGATCCATCCCATAGTCCTCAGGGTTGGTGTTGAGAACAACAGGCTTGTTGCCCCCCTTAGGAGTGATCTCATATGACTGGGGAGACTGCTGCAAGGGCAGGAAGACAAAAATCAGGGATTACATAAATATGTGTTTTATCATTTATTCTTCTCTTAGAATTAAAAACAGACAAGTTGGTGTGATTTCTGCACCCAGCTAAGGATTGGATTGATAAAGTAGGTCCAGCAACATGACAAGTCACATTGAGAGTGAGTCCTCATCTCCTACAACAGACTAGACATACTTCCATTtatcagatgcttttatccaaaagcgacttagtcatgttTGCGTACATTTTACGTACGAGTGGCCCCCcccccgggaatcgaacccaacaACCTCGGCGTTGCAAGCGCCACGCTCTACCGACTATGGCTCTAACGGAGAGTGTTATCCATACCTCGATATCCACAGTGACGTTGAGGACTCCTCCCTTCCCTGCAGGCGTCTTCAACACCACGGGCTATAGGAGGGAACAGGAGAAGTGCACACGAACATTGGTCTATACATCTACCACAGGATCAATATCCTCCAATGAGATACACAAGACTTTGCAGAGATTAGGAAAATTATTACTGACAAAACCATTAGGCTTCAACACCTTCCAGCCCCAATGGACAATTAGGAAGATGGGGaaaaaaagtttacattcaaaACCACAAGCGCCCCTTCCTCGATGTTATAGTCATATGTTGGGGCCAATCCCACCTCTTCCCCGTGGCCCGACACCAGGGTCCCCCCCCAAACCGGCAGCCAACAAAGTGTCATCGTTGGACAAAACACCAGGAAAATCAACACCAAGTGATTTTCATTTTTGAAATctattcccaagtattcccacgcataatagaaaGATGTGATCGCAATACACATGTAAGAAAAGTTTGaaattattcttttttttgtgtgtcaaatatctgttgtttgggcttcttgccgTCAATTTGGGCTTGACATATTATTTTGTAATCATCTTCCGGCCCCACGACCATCCCACTAAATGGACCCGGGGGTTGATCTAGTTGATGCTCTTTCCTCCCtagtggagatctgagaggatttgattggtataagcaatatggtgaaaCTCCCACCTAACATATCAGAGGACAAGCGGAGCTACTACCAGATTGATTTTACCTGTCAAAGTAGAGAAAGTGTTCTCACCTGAACTTCAGCAGTCAGGTGGCTCTTAGCGGCTTCTCGCTGTCTCTCCGCGAGTCTCTCAGCTTCTCGCTGTCTCTCCGCGAGTCTCTCAGCTTCTCGCTGTGTCTCCGCTTCTCGCTGTCTCTCCGCGAGTCGCTCAGCTTCtcgctgtctctcctcctcagcctGCCTCTGTTGCTCCTCCTATTgacagaataaaaaaatgtttcatTAATACTTCAACCTACCGTTAGCGTCTTCTAACCGAAAGTGTACATGTACAAAGTCCCCGATATTAACACCTTTTAAATGTTATGTACAAATCTGAAAGTAACTTCAAACCAAGTCTACACAATGTTTAAAGACAGGAACAGACATGTTAAATGAATGGTTAATCCAAACAAGACAAGACGGGTTGAAGCTGCATGACTTACCTTCTTCCTCTTCTccaactctcttctctccttctcccgggcagctctctccacttctctctgaAGAGCaatggccttctctctctctacccgctCCCTGAAACAGACACAATATTTCAGCAGCAGCCGTCTCCACATTAAAAACAAACAATTCACAGTCCAAAGCTTCGAACATCAACAAAAAACGATGGCAATGCCAGTTTGATAGAAGATCAAACAAAAGTCCATTTTACAAATCAGCAGTTGTCAGTCATTTTACAGTTGTCGTAATTCCGTAACAGGAAAACTACCTCTCGGCAGatgcttgtctgtctctctccagttcTTTCTCTAGTTCTTTCTTCAGCTCCAGTGCTCGTCGGGCCTCAGTCATCTTACGAGCCCTCTCCTGCTCTTCTTCGGCTCTCCTCTTTGCCTGCAGCTCCTGCTGacgcttctcctcctcctcctgggtCAAGGGTCAAACATTTAACAATCCACATGCGCCTTCAAGGAGGCATCCaattcaataataaaaaataaaaaaacaccccAACAAAATGGCTGTCCTTGGGGCTGGTCTAGCGGGCAATGTCAAGACTGGGTACGGATTCTACCTCTCCTATGGGCGGCATTCTGTCTACCTCTCCAATATCTGCCTATTACAAAATAAATCCTACTACTGTTAACTGGAAATGACACAACGACAAGGCTCCAGTTGAACAAAGTTTACTATACcgtatgaacacactacaaggtagccattACACTCACGGCTAGGTCCATCAACGAACAGACTTCCTGCGCAGGCACACTCTTGACTGAGCGACagccccgtaataacagaaatatagggatacttaaaacatgaacttaataacaactactactactactactactactactaaatggAAAGTAGATAAAAAAATTAAGTTCAACATAAACAATGGTAGGAGTGTCTTACAGACTGTTGAATCTTCTTCCTCCTGCCGTCCTCCTCCATCTTCCTCCTCAGTTCCAGCTCCTCCTGGCGTTTGCTGGCCACCTTCTTTTTGGCTTTCTCCTCTGCCATGCGCTCTACTCGCAGCTGCGGGAACAGGGGAAAAATAGTTTTACGAAAACAAGAGAGTTtcctattggacaagttcagatagtaTCTTCCCTTTGCACTCCAATGTAAGGCGGTTTGTGCCCAAATGAACACGACCGCATTACCGTAGCTTCACCTCTGCGTCAGATGTCATCCGTTCATCATTCAGTAAAGTGGCGTTTCTCGTCCGCATCTCACCCCGCCCCTCGTCCGCATCTCACCCCGCCCCGTTTCTCGTCCGCATCTCACCCCGCCCCGCCCCTCGTCCGCATCTCACCCCGCCCCTCGTCCGCATCTCACCCCGCCCCGTTTCTCGTCCGCATCTCACCCCGCCCCTCGTCCGCATCTCACCCCGCCCCGCATCTCACCCCGCCCCTCATCTCACCCCGTCCCTCGTCCACATCTCACCCCGCCCCTCACCTCACCCCGTCCCTCGTCCACATCTCACCCCGCCCCTCATCTCACCCCGCCCCTCGTCCGCATCTCACCCCGCCCCTCGTCCGCATCTCACCCCGCCCCGTCCCTCGTCCGCATCTCACCCCGTCCCTCGTCCGCATCTCACCCCGTCCCTCGTCCGCATCTCACCCCGCCCCGCCCCTCGTCCGCACCCGCCCCGCCCCTCGTCCGCACCCGCCCCGCCCCTCGTCCGCATCTCACCCCGCCCCTCATCTCACCCCGCCCCTCATCTCACCCCGCCCCTCGTCCGCATCTCACCCCGCCCCTCGTCCGCATCTCACCCCGCCCCTCGTCCGCATCTCACCCCGCCCCCGCCCCGCCCCTCGTCCGCACCCGCCCCGCCCCTCGTCCTCATCTCACCCCGTCCCTCATCTCACCCCGTCCCTCGTCCACATCTCACCCCGCCCCTCATCTCACCCCGCCCCTCGTCCGCATCTCACCCCGCCCCTCGTCCGCATCTCACCCCGCCCCTCGTCCGCACCCGCCCCGCCCCTCGTCCGCATCTCACCCCGCCCCTCATCTCACCCCGTCCCTCATCTCACCCCGCCCCTCATCTCACCCCGCCCCTCATCCTCACCTCACCCCGCGTCCTCACCTCACCCCGCGTCTCATCTCGCCCCGCCCCTCATCTCGCCCCGCCCCTCGTCTCATCTCGCCCCGCCCCTCGTCTCATCCCGCCCCGCCCCTCGTCTCATCCCGCCCCGCCCCTCGTCTCATCCCGCCCCGCCCCTCGTCCTCATCTCGCCCCGCGTCCTCATCTCACCCCGCCCCGCGTCTCATCTCGCCCCGCCCCTCGTCTCATCTCGCCCCGCGTCCTCATCTCACCCCACCCCGCCCCGCGTCTCATCTCACCCCACCCCGCCCCGCGTCTCATCTCACCTTGTCGTGTTTCTCATCAATCTGAAGCATCTTCTGCTCaatcttcttttttttctcctcctctttctgttcCTCCTTCACCCGGGCCTCGACTACCCTCCGCAGCCGCTCATCCCTCTTCTTCTTCATCTCTTCCTGTTTTCTCCTCTTGTCTTCGTCcatcttcttcttcctctcttcttcttgcTCTTGCTTCTTCTTTAGTGCTTCCAGTTTCAGGCGTTCTCTTTCCTAGAAGAAAATTACACTTAGGAATCTGATAAGAGTTACATGGCAttaaacatgtttattttttgttttttttacattctaGTGGCATCTCATTTGGGACTGAGTGAATCCGTGGTAGTATTATTTTTAAATGGAAAGGGGAACCCATGAAGAGGGAATAAGACTAATATGGGACTAAAGGCACCACGGGTGACTTCTAAATTAAAATCCATCTGAAGGGCACCTAGACACATTTGCAGCAGGGGGGAGAAAAAAAGGCCAAGTCCTTGTATTTCATTTAGTTAGTGAGGAGGCACACTTATGTTCTTGCAAAGAGCCGGTAAAGCGCTTGATGTGTGTAGGTGCCCTAAAAACACGTTAGACATAAATCTGATGAAATCTAAAAATCACAAAAGCCCCAGCCTTTTTTGCCCCTTAGAACCCAACGTTAACTCAGATGGTGTGGGGGACGACAAGTGGCGTGTACCAGTTAGAGCACACAAATACCAAACACCACCCCCCCTCACACATACCACACCATATTACTCTGATACATACCACTACACCACAGCCTGACTGTAGAggggacagggaaagagagatcCAATTAACAAGGCTACATATGTCGTCTGGTAACATTGTGATTTGTTTTTAAAACTTCCAAAACGTTTGGCTAAAAAAATGATCACAAAATGGTTATGATGTGATCATGACAAcatagggggggagagagagatgggccaATTTTAATGATATTTGAGGATAATGTCACAAAGGCAGGGAATTATTCAGGAAATATCACGTCGCAAAAAAATTGGGGAGCCCCTAAAACGAGTAGTGATCTGTAGACTAACCTTGAGGTCGGCTCTGCCTGGCGTGGTGTGTTTAATGAAGGACTTCATGACCGTGTTGCGACCCAGAGAGCTGGGGGTCATCATCAGCATCTGGTTCTTCTGGACAGTGTGGAGGAACGACCTCATGTTGGGCCTCACCTACAGTagacaacatcaaatcaaatgtatttatatagcccttacatcagctgatatctcaaagtgctgtacagaaacccagcctaaaaccccaaacagcaagcaatgcagatgtagaagcacggtaggGGTCCATTCATGGCAAGTTAACTTTACAatattttagaagaaaaaaaggagagagaaaaaaaaaacacttgctTCAGAACGTAAACCTACAAAATGGATTTCAAAAATTAACTTTACAATGATAAGCCCAGAGTTAATATCTTCACTCTTTGGGAGTACTGGCAGGTTCTACGCCAGGCAAGACACAGCTAGTTGTTGTGAAGAAAAGCTTTGATATCTTGGTTCTTACACTCTGGCTCTTAACAGGAGGCGATGGCTTCTTCCTTGGGCTCTGGAATTCATCGGCAGCTGCTCTGCGCTTGGCACTGAGACGAGGACCAAGACTTGACGGTGGCTTCTTACCACTACCATCTAGGGAACACAAACCTGTTAACCCACCAATACATCTAAATACTTTtgccacagacacacacgttGGCTACATGGCCCTCCCTCTCTAAAGCATAGCTGTAACCTATTGACGTTACAAGCATGATTCAGAAGACAGGGGGGGAGAGATttttaaattttagtcatttatcagatgctcttattcagagcgacttacagtagtgaatgcatacatttcatgcattttttttttgtactggtcccccgtgggaatcgaacccacaaccctggcgttgcacacaccatgctctacatgCATGTACGTGGCGCAGCTTCTGGTATGTGTGCCAGTCTTTgctgatgagtgtgtgtgtgtgtgagttaatgATGGTCTGTACCTGATCCAGAGTCTGGCGTGGCGGTCTTGGCTTTGCTGATGATGGAGGCTGGCGGCGGCACGGTGGGAGTGGTCTGGGCCATGGAGCGAGTGAAACGACGAACCTCTGCACCACTGAGAACCCCTGGGTGGTTCTGCACCGTGTTCTCCtgctcaaataaaaaataaaaaaataaatgacttTAGGGAATCATTTCACTATGATCATCAATATATTTACATGAGGAACAGACAGAAACAGTAGAGCCAGACAGACATCAACTACTAAAAtcaggattgggggggggggtcaattccatttcaggaAGTAAATGAGGAACATCTGAATTGGAACTTTCCTTCTACTTTGTGAATTGACCCTAAGCCTGACATAAAAAGGATATTTTAGATAAATGTATCATTTAGGTACAATGTGGATGTTTCCTACCTCGGGAGAAGTCTCAGGAGCTGGGCTGTGAGTATCAGTCTTCGCAGGCTCCTCTGACAACACCCTGCCATACACAACAGCAAAATCAGATGCATAATAACCTAGGGTGTATTAATTAGTCGCACACCGTTACAAAAAACGTTTcacaagcaacaacaacaaaaaagtgcaACGAAGACGttctgttggacaaattcaggtcgTTTCCCCCTTGGTTTTTGTTCAGTTTGCGTCTGTTAGATTCCGTTCAGTTCTTAATGAATACCCCTCTTTAGTCTAGGTGTagccggtgtgaaatggctagttagttagcggtggtgcgcgctaatagcatttcaaatcgggcgacgtcactcgctctgagacctgaagtggttgttcccctttgctctgcaagggctgcggcttttgtggcgcgatgggtaacgatgcttcatgatggtgtcagttgttgatgtgtgcagagggtccctggttcaagcccaggggGCGAGGAGCGGGACggaaagctatactgttacataggcttgggcagtatcagtatccagattgtcataccgaCCTTGTGCCATACTAGGACATTCGgtaataccggcactgaacacaaggggcgCTATTGTAACGCGAAAGTTAGCAACTAAAATATTAAACAGTTTACTGcacaaaaacaaatattaaaacagcaaggctcttgatccaggatCACTGTTACCAAGCTAAACTTGATTTTTGGAAGAAGATAACCacagctagatagctaactagcttcTAAATTAGCAAACCATATGCCACAGCTACTGAGCATTTGGCACATTCTAGACAGTTTAACTTTAGGTATAAGATATTTAGCTGACCAACagttagttgtgaattccatccTGTAACTAGATCACACGGCTCCTCCGGTCTCTCGTTGGCGCGCGCttgtaaaacaaaaacactggGAACTATGgtaacaggtgaaatgaagaatgctttatctcctaacatattgttgactgcaggtatttacttaaaaaagtAGCTATCAAtattcacatttatttatattatatatatatatatataaaaatgcaaatagtttaacagtattgtaaaatcatctcatggctatttccaaatatcccggtataccgcccaagcctaccgTAGCCTACATCATTCACATACCAATTACAACAGGTGTGTTTATACATTCAGACAAGACAATGGTcgattaacatttttttttttttaaatggcctaATAAATGCCTTCACTCACCCATCAGTCTGCACCTGGACCTCATGTCCATCAGTTTCCATCCACACATCTTCTACAGAGGACAGAAAAAAACAATACTATAATTCATTAGCACagtaatgtaaatatatatatacacacacacacacacacacacacacacacacacacagtatatatatacattgtatatatacacacacacacacacacacacacacacacacatatgtacacacacacatatacatatatatacacatacatacacatacatacatacatacgtacgtacgtacgtatgtatatgtatatatatatatatatatatacacacatacatacatacatacacacacacattgtcaagGCATAATATGGAGAGATAaattgcaaaaaaacaaaaaaggcGCAATCAACTCAGACTAAGCTCTGAAGCGTAGCGGTAAATTAGTAATCTGATttatgatttttttgggggggggggctgtacaCCAAACCATATCGCTCACAtccagtggaggctgttgaggggagggcGAATCATGATAAATGGCTGGAATAGAGTCAACGGAAAGGTATGAAACATCAAAAAGACATGTTTGACACCATTCCAGGAATTagtatgagccatcctcccccgCTCACAAATCACATCTCATCACTCACCGTGCCCGCTGACGTTACTGCTGCAGGTGGAGCTACCCAAACGAGCCTTCTTCTTCAGGAAGGATCTCCTGGAGGCTCTGCGGACAGACTCCTGGGTCATGCTGTGTCTCAGCCCCGCCAGGGAGCGTCGCACGGTCAGGGAGTGTCTCACGGAGCTCCGCCTGGGACCCGGGGGCGTGGCGCCGGCAGCGATGGCTATCTTAGTGGCGGTGCGGCTCGGAGAGCGCTCTGGGTCGGGGTTCATCTGGAGCTCTGCTGAACGCCGCTCCGAGGCAGAGATCTTCACTATGGCTTCAGCTATGTGATTCTGGGTCTGAGGAGGTGTTAGACACGGGGGCTGGGAGGTGACAGGGCTGGACGACTCCTTCTTCCTCTCAGCTTCCTCGGGCTGCATCCTCTCCTCCTGGATGGGTTTGCCAGAAGCCTCATACTCCATCTGCTTTGGCTCCTCCTGCTGAGAGTTGATGGTCTGAGCAGCTCCTTTGCGGGTGCTGCATACGGGTAGTGCCACCTCAGGCTGTGTAGTCTGTTTGGCTCTGCGGGAACGAGGGGGCTTGATGATCTCTTCCAGTGTGACCGGAGATCCTCCATCATCCTCTGCTATCAGGTTCAGGGAGGTGGACACAGAGGAGCGACGCAGGTTGCTGCGTTTACCCTTTGAGAAGCTGCAGGGATGACAAAGATAGCATTATAGCAGACGTCAGGCGGTATTATAGCAGACGGGAGGAGGCATTATAGCAGACGGGAGGCGGCATTATAGCAGACGGGAGGCGGCATTATAGCAGACGCCGGGCGGCATTATAGCAGACGGGAGGCGGCATTATAGCAGACGGGAGGCGGCATTATAGCAGACGCCAGGCGGCATTATAGCAGACGCCAGGCGGCATTATAGCAGACGCCAGGCGGCATTATAGCAGACGCCAGGCGGCATTATAGCAGACGCCAGGCGGCATTATAGCAGACGGGAGGCGGCATTATAGCAGACGCCAGGCGGCATTATAGCAGACGCCAGGCGGCATTATAGCAGACGGGAGGCGGCATTATAGCAGACGGGAGGCGGCATTATGGCAGACGCCAGGCGGCATTATGGCAGACGGGAGGCATTACGGTTGACGGGAGGCATTACGGCAGACCTCATTGGTTTTCACAAAGATAAAAACCCACGAGGGTGCTTGAAAGATGAACGAGGACAGATTAATTAAAGAGTTTGTTTTTGGAGTTGTTTCCCCTTTTTTTATTTGTGGATTAGTCGTCAGGATTAGAGAAAAACAATTTTGTATGACTTCGGGTCAATTCTT comes from Salmo trutta chromosome 7, fSalTru1.1, whole genome shotgun sequence and encodes:
- the incenp gene encoding inner centromere protein A isoform X3, which codes for MVATMTSVLSSTHTLMQMFNGKIQEFANEIENVHMVWLEEIQQEANRMFSSDFSAEPELMPKTPSQKKSNRRKRLSVGQNENRTKRRFSKGKRSNLRRSSVSTSLNLIAEDDGGSPVTLEEIIKPPRSRRAKQTTQPEVALPVCSTRKGAAQTINSQQEEPKQMEYEASGKPIQEERMQPEEAERKKESSSPVTSQPPCLTPPQTQNHIAEAIVKISASERRSAELQMNPDPERSPSRTATKIAIAAGATPPGPRRSSVRHSLTVRRSLAGLRHSMTQESVRRASRRSFLKKKARLGSSTCSSNVSGHEDVWMETDGHEVQVQTDGVLSEEPAKTDTHSPAPETSPEQENTVQNHPGVLSGAEVRRFTRSMAQTTPTVPPPASIISKAKTATPDSGSDGSGKKPPSSLGPRLSAKRRAAADEFQSPRKKPSPPVKSQSVRPNMRSFLHTVQKNQMLMMTPSSLGRNTVMKSFIKHTTPGRADLKERERLKLEALKKKQEQEEERKKKMDEDKRRKQEEMKKKRDERLRRVVEARVKEEQKEEEKKKKIEQKMLQIDEKHDKLRVERMAEEKAKKKVASKRQEELELRRKMEEDGRRKKIQQSEEEEKRQQELQAKRRAEEEQERARKMTEARRALELKKELEKELERDRQASAERERVEREKAIALQREVERAAREKERRELEKRKKEEQQRQAEEERQREAERLAERQREAETQREAERLAERQREAERLAERQREAAKSHLTAEVQPVVLKTPAGKGGVLNVTVDIEQSPQSYEITPKGGNKPVVLNTNPEDYGMDQNSDDSTDDESAPRKPIPTWAEGNQLKQSMMKQYFHPVDVDSHYGAIEPPKLDRIFCKSKPRYFKRTSSAVWHSPPRMGALPL
- the incenp gene encoding inner centromere protein A isoform X2, which codes for MVATMTSVLSSTHTLMQMFNGKIQEFANEIENVHMVWLEEIQQEANRMFSSDFSAEPELMPKTPSQKKSNRRKRLSVGQNENRTKRRFSKGKRSNLRRSSVSTSLNLIAEDDGGSPVTLEEIIKPPRSRRAKQTTQPEVALPVCSTRKGAAQTINSQQEEPKQMEYEASGKPIQEERMQPEEAERKKESSSPVTSQPPCLTPPQTQNHIAEAIVKISASERRSAELQMNPDPERSPSRTATKIAIAAGATPPGPRRSSVRHSLTVRRSLAGLRHSMTQESVRRASRRSFLKKKARLGSSTCSSNVSGHEDVWMETDGHEVQVQTDGVLSEEPAKTDTHSPAPETSPEENTVQNHPGVLSGAEVRRFTRSMAQTTPTVPPPASIISKAKTATPDSGSDGSGKKPPSSLGPRLSAKRRAAADEFQSPRKKPSPPVKSQSVRPNMRSFLHTVQKNQMLMMTPSSLGRNTVMKSFIKHTTPGRADLKSGCGVVERERLKLEALKKKQEQEEERKKKMDEDKRRKQEEMKKKRDERLRRVVEARVKEEQKEEEKKKKIEQKMLQIDEKHDKLRVERMAEEKAKKKVASKRQEELELRRKMEEDGRRKKIQQSEEEEKRQQELQAKRRAEEEQERARKMTEARRALELKKELEKELERDRQASAERERVEREKAIALQREVERAAREKERRELEKRKKEEQQRQAEEERQREAERLAERQREAETQREAERLAERQREAERLAERQREAAKSHLTAEVQPVVLKTPAGKGGVLNVTVDIEQSPQSYEITPKGGNKPVVLNTNPEDYGMDQNSDDSTDDESAPRKPIPTWAEGNQLKQSMMKQYFHPVDVDSHYGAIEPPKLDRIFCKSKPRYFKRTSSAVWHSPPRMGALPL
- the incenp gene encoding inner centromere protein A isoform X1 is translated as MVATMTSVLSSTHTLMQMFNGKIQEFANEIENVHMVWLEEIQQEANRMFSSDFSAEPELMPKTPSQKKSNRRKRLSVGQNENRTKRRFSKGKRSNLRRSSVSTSLNLIAEDDGGSPVTLEEIIKPPRSRRAKQTTQPEVALPVCSTRKGAAQTINSQQEEPKQMEYEASGKPIQEERMQPEEAERKKESSSPVTSQPPCLTPPQTQNHIAEAIVKISASERRSAELQMNPDPERSPSRTATKIAIAAGATPPGPRRSSVRHSLTVRRSLAGLRHSMTQESVRRASRRSFLKKKARLGSSTCSSNVSGHEDVWMETDGHEVQVQTDGVLSEEPAKTDTHSPAPETSPEQENTVQNHPGVLSGAEVRRFTRSMAQTTPTVPPPASIISKAKTATPDSGSDGSGKKPPSSLGPRLSAKRRAAADEFQSPRKKPSPPVKSQSVRPNMRSFLHTVQKNQMLMMTPSSLGRNTVMKSFIKHTTPGRADLKSGCGVVERERLKLEALKKKQEQEEERKKKMDEDKRRKQEEMKKKRDERLRRVVEARVKEEQKEEEKKKKIEQKMLQIDEKHDKLRVERMAEEKAKKKVASKRQEELELRRKMEEDGRRKKIQQSEEEEKRQQELQAKRRAEEEQERARKMTEARRALELKKELEKELERDRQASAERERVEREKAIALQREVERAAREKERRELEKRKKEEQQRQAEEERQREAERLAERQREAETQREAERLAERQREAERLAERQREAAKSHLTAEVQPVVLKTPAGKGGVLNVTVDIEQSPQSYEITPKGGNKPVVLNTNPEDYGMDQNSDDSTDDESAPRKPIPTWAEGNQLKQSMMKQYFHPVDVDSHYGAIEPPKLDRIFCKSKPRYFKRTSSAVWHSPPRMGALPL
- the incenp gene encoding inner centromere protein A isoform X4 translates to MVATMTSVLSSTHTLMQMFNGKIQEFANEIENVHMVWLEEIQQEANRMFSSDFSAEPELMPKTPSQKKSNRRKRLSVGQNENRTKRRFSKGKRSNLRRSSVSTSLNLIAEDDGGSPVTLEEIIKPPRSRRAKQTTQPEVALPVCSTRKGAAQTINSQQEEPKQMEYEASGKPIQEERMQPEEAERKKESSSPVTSQPPCLTPPQTQNHIAEAIVKISASERRSAELQMNPDPERSPSRTATKIAIAAGATPPGPRRSSVRHSLTVRRSLAGLRHSMTQESVRRASRRSFLKKKARLGSSTCSSNVSGHEDVWMETDGHEVQVQTDGVLSEEPAKTDTHSPAPETSPEENTVQNHPGVLSGAEVRRFTRSMAQTTPTVPPPASIISKAKTATPDSGSDGSGKKPPSSLGPRLSAKRRAAADEFQSPRKKPSPPVKSQSVRPNMRSFLHTVQKNQMLMMTPSSLGRNTVMKSFIKHTTPGRADLKERERLKLEALKKKQEQEEERKKKMDEDKRRKQEEMKKKRDERLRRVVEARVKEEQKEEEKKKKIEQKMLQIDEKHDKLRVERMAEEKAKKKVASKRQEELELRRKMEEDGRRKKIQQSEEEEKRQQELQAKRRAEEEQERARKMTEARRALELKKELEKELERDRQASAERERVEREKAIALQREVERAAREKERRELEKRKKEEQQRQAEEERQREAERLAERQREAETQREAERLAERQREAERLAERQREAAKSHLTAEVQPVVLKTPAGKGGVLNVTVDIEQSPQSYEITPKGGNKPVVLNTNPEDYGMDQNSDDSTDDESAPRKPIPTWAEGNQLKQSMMKQYFHPVDVDSHYGAIEPPKLDRIFCKSKPRYFKRTSSAVWHSPPRMGALPL